In Botrytis cinerea B05.10 chromosome 3, complete sequence, the genomic stretch AAGTGATATCAATCGCTAGAGATTTTGAAGTGGGTGTTGGCGGTACGAGAGAGGTAACATCAACCgcgaatgaagaagaattacTTTCGACAGGACCACGATCTTGTGTTGGCGAAATATCAGAACCAGATGCATTTTTTATGGATATTTGACTGATATGACGATATGGACGATCCATCGGTGGTGGCGAACGAACTGGACGAGTTTTAGGCGATGGCGATCTTGTATCGAATGGGGTGAAAAGTGGTCTTCTTGAGGTTCCATTTTCGTTACCAGCACTGGCTGTCAAGTAAACTGGGCCAGCTTTCCTGCGGCGGGAATTTCTGTGGGATGAGGTTGGAGAATCTTCAAGTTTTCGGGACATGTTCGCAGATGGATGTCTTGCGATTCTCATGATAGGTGTTGTATAAGATCTCAATGCACCAGCTTGTTGATCTGTTCCTGGAATTACAAGTCGTTCTGGCTCTGAAGCCATTCGTAAATGTCCTTTAGCAGCATCTTCCGCACTTTTGTTTCCAAGTCCAACCTTGACTTCTCGATATAAAGCATTGTCCTGAACTTGTGGCTTCATTCTCAAAGGCCGAATTCCCGTTATGCCATCCAAATTAGTGTATTTCATGATTGCTGCCTTGGGATGTTCCACAATTCGACTCACGACCAtgcctttctctcctctcgcTTCGTTAGCTGCTGTGTACATGCTATCAACTGCTAGATCATCATTGAGTCTAGATCCTCTTTCGATTTcagtttttgatttcttgatatatctATCAGTTCGAGCATCGTACATTAGATTAGAAAATTGGGAGGTCAGTTGAACTCCATCAAGTGATTTTGTTGTGGGATTCGATGAAATAGGGTGAATGGGGATGGCGTGGAGTCCATCGTCGTCATTTGATTCAGTTCCAATAATATTAGCAATTGCTAAATTCAACGACTTGCCATGAATTGAATCAAGTGATTCACTTGAGCGGGTGTTGTTGGGTGCCGGCAATGATGGGTATTCAAGATCCTGAATCATTTTCGACATCGGAGATAAAGGAGAGACTGAATATTGTGGAATCCCAAGTGACGAGGATTTATTGTTTGGACTTGCAGAAGACACTAGTGGAAAGACGATTCCGAGCTGTTCATCTTTGCAATTATTAGAATCATGTCTAGGAGACATTTTCGTTGGTGAGCAAGGTCGACCGTTTCTCGTTCTCTCTTCGATAGATTCGATGGACTCGTCAATCGGCGTCAATGGTTGGATGTCATATTTAGCAGGCTTTCTGTAAGATTTGGGCCGAGCCACAACTTGACAAGCAGGAGGCGCAACTTCGGTGGATTCCTCACATCTTTCTGAATTCATAAATTCTAAAGTGAAGGTGTAGAATGTTTGACATCCCAAATAGAAACTTTCCTCGTGCTCGGAAGATACAGAATAGAGGCGACCGAAGGCAGGAAACTGTTCTCCTGGGCGCAAATCATGATGTTTGAGTATATTGCAGAAAAAGGCCTCATCGTTGGTGTAGaggggattggagattggcCGTACCCTCTTCTTGGGTTGTGTTCTTGGTATCAAGTCCGATTTTCCCATTTCAATTGACTATTGGGAGAACTTTTCACCAAAGATGAAGGCAAAAATGATAGACCTCACGAGTAAACTGGCTGGTCTGGTGGTCGCTCGTTGGACTATTGTTGCTCTGTGATCTAGGAAGAATATTAGACTTTTAGCTTTTCAATAAACTGACAGAAAACTTACGAAGTAGCTAGAGTAGTTCAGGTTGTGTGGCTCATGTAGTGGTTTTTGGCACAGAATTGGAATGTTTCTTGGGACTTAAAAGCAAGCTTTTCCTCTCATTCCTTGATATTCCTGCCGTCGTAAAAAACGAATGACACAAATCGACACCTGACCATCTTGATTGTGAATCACATCATATAAGAAATTCACCATATTCAACGTACCCACTTCtcatgatgagatgaaggCCGGAAGCACAGCTGGAGTATAGCGAGTAAAAGATGACGACATGAGTGAAAAAGTCGACCCTGAGTCGCTCGCAGAGAATAATGGCGCGTTGAGTCGAAAGACGACAAGCAAATCACAGAGTAGCAAGGGGAAGCGAGGTGATATATTATGtagatttattcaaatttttttttggtttccAACTCCAGCGCCGATTATCTCCTTGGTGTGTATATAAGATCCTAGAACGATGTTGAATGCAGATGCGCACCCGAGAGTGATGATTTCTGTCACCAGTATATGCGCAACGTTCCCAATGAAATCCAGACTCGAAAATGCTGACACTCAACTTTTGTTTACTCCTTCCTTCAGATCAATGCCTCATGCTTATTGACACATGCGTCGACCTTGCTTAAGAGCACAGATTTTCTCTCATCATCGCACCAACTTCCTTCGATTGCGCTGGTTGCAATGTATCTCCACTCCTTCAAACTCAACTCGAATGCTTCTTGAACAGCAACATAATTATCCAAGATATAACCGCCAAAGTAAGCTGGGTCGTCACTGTTGATGCTGAATTTAATTCCTGCATCCAAAAACTTTCGAATTGGCAATTGTCCAACATTCTCAACACACCTCAAGCGAACATTGCTTAGTGGGCAGACGGTCAACATTGTCCCCTGCTCTGCCACCCGCTTCAATAAGCTTTCATCTTCAACCAGTCTAATTCCATGATCAATTCTCTCAACTTTGCAAATGTCCAGTGCTCTGGAAATGTAAGAGGTGTCACCTTCCTCACCAGCGTGAGCGGTGCGATGAATTCCTTTGCCTTCCGCGGATTCATAAATTTCCCTGAAGATTTCTGGTGGGAATCCAACCTCACTGCTATCAAGACCAATAGCAGCCACGGTTCCGTTTGAAAAGTGACCAAGCGAAATTGCTTCCTGATATGTAGTGTTTGCATTCTCAGCCGACAAGTGTCGCAAGAAGCATAGAATGAGTTTTGAGGTGATACCAAAATCCTTCTCAGCGCGCTTCAATCCAGCAGTGAGACCCTCAACAACAGTTTTGTATGCAATTCCACGTTCAGTGTGTGCTTGTGGATCGAAGAAGATTTCGGCATGATGAACTCCGTCGCGGTTGGCTTTTGTGAGATATTCATACGCCAAGCTTTCGTAATCCGCAGCATTTATCAAAACTGACATGCCAATGTAATAGTAATGGAGGAAATCGTTGAGGGAAGTAAAGCGTTCATAGCGAGACTCGAGTTCTTCGGGAGATTTGAAAGAGGCATCAGTCTCAGTGTCTGGAAGGGCgatattgtttgttttggcCAGCTCGAATAAGAGCGCTGGAGAAAGAGACCCCTCGATGTGAATGTGATGCTCACATTTTGGGAGCTCCTTCAGGAATTGCTTCATGTTTTCACCGCACATCTTGAATTTTGTGTATTAAAAGGGTTTGAGTGAGGAGGGGTGGCAAATTAAGTCGAGTTATCGAGATCGCAAAGTGTATTGGTTATCGAGAGGTACCTTtatcaacaatcaattgctctaggaaagaagaagatccaGCAAAGAGTTGTATGAATGATCAATTGTTGTGAATATTGAGTGAATATCAACCTTGATAGAGTGGACTACGCTTTACAAAAAGACAACCTACTAAATAGCACAGATAGCAAGATTGAAATATCTCGGGCCTACGGCCATTAATATCTGATAGATATCAAACTACAGCACAATATTACTTTACCAATCGTTACCTTTGTGccctccctttctctttcccttttttttcgTCGTCTAGGGCAGTGGTGTCAGGGAATTGACAATGCAAAGGTATGGTCTAATCACGAAGATTGAAGGTGTATGGTAATagttattgaatttttttgagAAAAGGTGGTAATGACCGAAAAATGGCAGAAACTTTTCATCCTATTTTTGCTGGCGGTCAAAGTAAAAGACCAAGAGACCCGACATTCTTGAGGTTCTAGCCAATCCTTTCAAGGAAGATAGAGGTTGGTTGAATTTCATAGGCTGTTATGCTCTGTGGTGGAGTCTTAAATGCAAAAGCTTTGCAAGGACTACGCAAGAGAGAGCCAATCGCTACACGGCGGAATCCGAGAAAACCCAGCTACCTTACACTTAAATTCCCATCCAACGTAGCACAGTTTTTCACTCTCTTATCCTTTGCTTCCGAGCTCCTTCATCTGTACAAGTAACATAACCAATGGCCCAACATCTGGGAAGTCGATGGTCACCGGTAGTGTAGGTTTACATACCACATTCTACAAATGTCAACGCACAAGGGGGGTTATTGCCTGACTACTGAGGCTGAGGCATTATCCTGAACAATTACCCGACCACTGGTTTCATTATCCGAATATTTGAACTGACTACTGACATGGGAGAAGACCCAGGAATGGAGATAACTTATTCATTGAGGCTCCACaatcctcctctcccccttgTGCTACTGTCACCTCATCGGGTCTTCAGTGTTGAATTTGGACGAACGGCATTTCCCACACTTTCCTTAGAATTTACCCTAGTCATCAACTGTCAATCTGTCACTCAACGTTACCCCGAGGTTGTTTGTTGGCTCATTTTATATACGAAGGTTATGTGATGTAGATATCGACGTCGCCATTGAACATGGTGGAGCGTTACAGAGTGTTTCATTATACTCCCGGAGTAGCGGATACCTACTTCATCTTGTTCAACATCGGGAAAGACTACTGGTAGCCTTGGAGATATCTCTTTACATGATGTCTTGGTCCTGAGTAAACGCCCTAACCTCCTTGCACCCCTTGCACGTAAAGTTCCGATCCTTGGGTATATCGCTAGTATTTCAACGTGGTTCATATGAAGACTGGAAGGTAATATCGACTTTTCGGGTCAATGGCCGAACTATTCTTGGAGTAATGTTTGCGAATATTCTGTGATCGTTACAGGGGAATCAATTTGTTGTCTATTCGAGGTTCCAGTTACACATTCTTTACGTTTTCTTACCGCTTGCCGTCGCAAACTCACAGCAAGCATTTATGGTGGGCATGATAGAGGTGTGCAACTACAGCGGAACTCGGAGAATTTCCCGGATTCAAGCCTGTATCCCTTAATGGAGTACACTTATAAAACATTCTGAACACGCAACGTTGAATGCACGCACTCACCCTTTCAGACTCTATTTTAATTTCTGAtctaaagaaaaaaattgaagtGGTTCTTACAATGTGATTGTGAAATAGTGGATCGACGAGGATGCATCTATCTCTATTGAGGAGAATTCGGAGAGCAATCCATGTTATCAACTACCCTAGATATCCTAAAGCGCCCCAGTTCAAGTTCAACAcaaagaaaagcaaagatCTGCAATTAACATTAGACCAGTTTTCCGTTCCTGGCGGTTGGTTCCATGGTAGAGCATGTGATTGCCAAATTAGGGAGGCATACGATATATCATGGATTCCTATCATACGTTTCAGATTTCGGCATACCCACTAACATGCAAAAAGGATCTTCTCCAAGCCATACTAATACACCCTAGTTGGGCCAGAGCTTCTCATCTTTCCTCGGGCATATTTCAAATACCATGAGGCTTAGGCGAATGGCGCTTTACCCCTTGTTTTTACAGTATTAttgcattcttcttcttctacccTGATACCGATCAATACTAATCTTACACCATGAGAAGAGGATCAGTTCTTGATACCCAGTAGCCGgataatgaaaaaaaaaaaaaaaaccgaATTCACATCCATGCTGAATATCATAATATTCtcatttaattttttttcggCAAACTCTACCGGCATTCCAGAGGAGTGGGAGCATGTAATGTTCGGCGATTAGATACCAATTGTCGGCGTTTTTGATATctgattgaattttttataaattgaaatctgGACAGAGTTTTCAGGAAGGAAGGTCGAGAAACACAGCAATGAATCGTGATATCAATTTAAAACATAGACAGAATGCTTGACGAAAGTCGCCTTCTTAATCATAGAACAATACGAGTCTCGACTTCAAAGTGTCAACGCTATGCTCTAATGGCCAGCGAGCCTAAATTTTAAGAAATAAAGCGCCGGGAATGACCCTAGATTCGGATATCTCCCCGCTGTTAGACAGCACCACAGAGCACCCTTTGTCGTCATCTTCAACAGATCAGCCTGGCAATTTCGACAATAACCCGATCTCAACCAAACGAACTCGGAGTGGGCGAAATGAGATAGTGCAGCGATCTTCTTCGCAATCTTGAATGTCTTTGACTCTCTGATTCCTCATTGATTCAATCCTTTCAAAACAATACTCGAGTACTGTATGAATCCCGAATTTGGAGCCTGGAGCTTCGAATGTGAATTATGTCGGTATCGACAAAATTAGCCAATGCCTAGAAGATggcaatttttcaaaaaagccTGCAGCATCTGAAGAATGCCGTGTAAATTCTCGTCGCAATTTTTTACCCTCAAGCATTATCATCCTTTATCTCAAATCGGTTACTGACTTGCTGAAGTTGGCCACTTAGACTCGGACACTAGATGGGCACGGTAGTTCGGTTTCCGAAGTGTGCACAACTAATTTAGTAATGTTCGACCACAATGTCATGGCAGCACAAACTCTATTCCTAAGACATGGAATCCATGCTGCTGGAGTAACGTCAAAATCTATCCAACGTCACCTAGGGTGCTTCCCCATAATCCAGATACATGGGAATAGTGACAGTCTTGCCTACAACGAATTTCCTTGCCAATCACCATCTAATTGACGCTCAAGAGTCAACCCAAAACAAGTATCCACACGTTCCTTACACAATCACGAGTCAAGTTATCATGGTTCTCAGATCGAGACTCGCAGCCGGAACTTAGGAGATATCATATATCTCATACCGACACATTGGAAGGCTTGTCCTAACAGAACTTTATCGGGTAAATATGCGACCCGTGACACCAATCTAAACCTTCTTGATTGACAGTCACGGCCAAGGAGGCTGTGCATTTTTCTGTTAGGTGGATATCTTGGATCTCGCTAGAATCTTGAGAACAAGCCAGGTAGGCCCTGCAAATGAGCCCATCCACACAAGCATAGTAACACGCCTCCATCAACAGTTTAACTTTGGACGAGGCTTTTGTATCTTCGTTCCAATTTCTCCCTATGATTCCTATCGTATGCCATACAATATTGTTTCGGCGGTCGGTAGCAGACTACACCGAGGCAATTGCGATTGTCAAGTAAAAGAATTCAGGTTTCATGGCTGAGGAACCCCGCTAATTTTTGTAAAGCCCAATTCGACTAGCAGTGAGATGGACTCTTGCAGCGGTCAGACGAGCAGCTAATTAAGATTCGGTATAATCAGTGCTGCAAACTGAAATGCCTCAATGCTTTTGAGCCTGTAGACCTATTAGAAGCGGTCAGACATGGTCTTCAAGAATCTAGAGCTAGCAGCGCACTCAATGAATCCGATGCAATCAAGGTAAATATCAATGTCGATGGCTGACTGGATAAGACGATCACACTTTCGACGTGTTGAAGGCATCTAATTGAAACTAAAGATGCAGATAATGACAAACCTCAATCATCACACTAAGATAATGGTACTACTTCTAGTTTCTTTGAGGGAAAAAAAGTAGATAGTTGATCAATGGATCTGTGGCGCGTATGTGTCGCCATCAACACAGATCAAAAACGAACAGATATACCGCCCACTTAAACCGGCATATTTGTCGACTATCCCCTCATTTCAACATTTATTGTCCCCACAATAATCCGCAGGTACCTCGGATGCTATGGCTCAACATCTAGAGTCTTGGCATGCTTCCTAAATCCCTACAGTGCTAAGGAAACCACTCTGAATATGCTTCCTTTCCGGAAAGATACATCCCCCCTCCCGTTTCGGAATGACGGACTATCTGGTGTCAGTGGTAAAAAGAGAGGCTATGAGCAAGATCTAGAAGTCGAAACACTAATTAGTCTTTACTGAATTCGCCATTGGGTGTACACGGCTCGCTTTTAGGTCGACAGGATATCTCCCTGCCTCAAGATCTTTGACGGCTCGACAGCACTGTTGAAGAACCGGAACTTAAAGACTCCACTGCCGTTACCTTGGTTCTTCCTTGTCACAGATAAAGCTATGTTTGTACGCGCGGGGGTGAATGAAAACTAAATGGCATTGAAAGCCGTATCTGCATCTTGCAACATTTCTCTCACAACCAGCCTTGCATACATTATCATGCACATCGAGCATGTCTGGCAACGCTGATCTTGGGAACACAGCATGCTGTCGAGACAAACCCCAGTGAATCTCTTCAAGGTACCCGTTTAAATACATTATAGCAAGGATATACAAGGATAGCAGGTACCACCACCTTATCCCATCACTATATTCCCAGTACCAAATGTTGAACCTCTTTTACCAGGTTTGTGCCGCGTCGCCTATTAAATCTCCTACGGACACAAATCGTGCATCAGTTATTTTAATGCCATCGACGGCCTAGACCTAGACCGTTCTCGGAATCCTAGAATCAAGCATTGTTCATGTACAAATCCGCATTTGGCGTCTGGAAAATAAAGATCATCGAAAAACGAAATTCAGGAAGATCACCCACGTGTATCTCACACTCACATATTTCCCAAATTGACATCAAATCGCGTGAGCCAGGAAATTAACAAAATATTCTCAAGTTGCTAATCAAGGGACCTTTCTTTTCGAACGTCACACAATACACTCATATACCTATACATCTTGGCTAGAACCTAGATTCtcatatattattttgtcaCACCCCGTCTGCTCGTCTTTTTGATACAACACTTACGTCGCCCCCAAAGCATCAACATAATAACTCCGAGTCATTGGAATTCACCCTGTCCTATCAACGGCCCGAACCTGTCGGTATCCTCTGCCGGAAGTGGATTGGAGTCCGCATACATGCAAGTAGGAACGCTTACCCACGCCACATCCCGAGAATTCTGCAGGGAGGTCATCCTTCACAAATATCAGTGGTCGGTGAACTAGGTGTGCAAGTTGAACAGATTCCCGGTatgtttattaatttatttgaaagatCTCCTCTTCATGTCGTTTTAAGTTTAAGTTT encodes the following:
- the Bcaah1 gene encoding Bcaah1, which translates into the protein MCGENMKQFLKELPKCEHHIHIEGSLSPALLFELAKTNNIALPDTETDASFKSPEELESRYERFTSLNDFLHYYYIGMSVLINAADYESLAYEYLTKANRDGVHHAEIFFDPQAHTERGIAYKTVVEGLTAGLKRAEKDFGITSKLILCFLRHLSAENANTTYQEAISLGHFSNGTVAAIGLDSSEVGFPPEIFREIYESAEGKGIHRTAHAGEEGDTSYISRALDICKVERIDHGIRLVEDESLLKRVAEQGTMLTVCPLSNVRLRCVENVGQLPIRKFLDAGIKFSINSDDPAYFGGYILDNYVAVQEAFELSLKEWRYIATSAIEGSWCDDERKSVLLSKVDACVNKHEALI